The Halovivax ruber XH-70 genome includes the window CGTCGGTCGATGCGAGCGTCGATCCGGACGCCGAGGTCGACACACCGAACGACGGGCGCTCCCGACTGCGCCGCCTCGCGGGTGCGTACCTGACGCTGACGAAGCCGCGGCTGATGTGGCTGCTCTGTCTCGTCGCCGTCGCCGGGATGGGACTGGCCACGCTGACCGGCGCGACGCTTTCGGCGACGACCGTCCTCGCCACGCTCGCGGGGGGCGTCCTCGCTATCGGCGCGAGCGGGACGTTCAACCACGTCTACGAGCGCGACCGCGATCGGAAGATGAACCGGACGAACGACCGGCCGCTGGTCCACGAGCTGGTCCCGGTCGGGAACGCGCTGGCGTTCGCCATTGCGCTCGTCGTCGCCTCGATGGCCGTCCTCGTGACGTGGACGAACGTCCTCGCAGCGGCGCTGACGCTCGCGGCAATCGGCTACTACGCCGTGCTCTACACCGTGGTACTGAAGCCGAACACGGCGTGGAACACGGTCCTCGGCGGTGGCGCAGGTGCGCTCCCGGCAGTCATCGGGTGGGCCGCCGTCACCGGCGACGTCGGCTGGCCGGCCATCGGCCTCGCCGCGGTGATCTTCCTGTGGACGCCCGCGCACTTCTACAACCTCGCGATCGCATTCCGTGACGACTACGCGCGTGGAGGCTTCCCGATGTACCCCGTCGTGGAAGGGGTCGCCGCCGCTCGACGCCAGCTCACACTCTACCTCGGTGCGACGCTGCTCGCGGCGAGCGCACTCGGCTGGGTGGCCGGGCTCGGCTGGCTCTACACGGTGACGTCGATCGCACTCGGTGGGGTCTTCCTCCGGTCGGTGCTCCGGCAGTACCGCCACCCCACCGACGAGCGCACGCTCCGCTCGTTCTACGTCTCGAACTACTACCTCGGCGCGATACTCGTCGCCATCGTCGTCGAGACGCTCGTGTTCGCCTAAACTCGGTTCCGGCGACGGCCACTTTCCGTCGCAACCGAGCGAGTCGCCGTTCACCGAATCGTGGCACATCGACACCAGCGACGGCCCGCGTCGATCGTGCCGGATAAACTCCCGCAATTTGGCGGCCACGGGACGCGACGGCGGAATATGTGCGGGACAGGGGCTATGCACATACCGTGAGGATCGTCGGACGATTGCACTATGGCTCCCGACGACACGACCGACACCGTCCCCGTGATGCAACGGCTCTACGACCGAATCTGGCTGCTCGCAGCCGCAGCACTCCTGTTCTTCGCGATCTCGTACGTCGGCTGGGGCTGGGCAGACGTCTTCTCGATTCCCACGGGGTGATTCGATGACGTCACCACTCAAACCACCCGAAGGCGACTGGTGGAGTCAGCCGGTCAACCGGCGCGAATCGATCTGGCTGGGGCTGGGTGCCATCTGGTCGGTGATCCTCTTCGGCTGGATGAGCGTCTGGACCACCGCCGGAGAGCAAAACCCCATCGGCGAGACCTATCGGATCGAGGCCGAGGCGTTTCGCGAGAAGATGTCGGCCTACAAGGATGCGGCGACGGAGACCGACGAGGGGCTCGTCCCGCCAGGGACGGACGTCTACATCCAGGCGATGCGGTTCTACTGGGACGGCGCGCCGGTCGTCCTCGAGGCCGGCACCGAGTACGACATTCACCTGAACTCGATGGACGTCCAGCACGGCTTCTCGTTGCGACCGGAAGACGCGCTCAGCAAGCAGATCAACCTGCAGGTGCTGCCGGGCTACGAGTGGGTCGTCCCGATGACCTTCGACGAGCCGGGCACCTACCACATCATCTGTAACGAGTTCTGCGGAGAGGGCCACCGGACGATGCACGGGACGATCGTCGTGACGGAGGGGAGCTGAGATGGCACACAGATACGACGTCCTCGGCCTGTTCGACAACGAGTACGACGACGAGGGCTTCCGGACGTGTTCGGTGACCGGGCTCCGGATCCACCACACCGTCGAGAACCACGTGAAGCTGTTCGGGCTGACGGCGGTCGTCGCCCTGCTCGTCGGCGGCATCTTCGCGTTCACCGTCGCGACGACCCGGTGGGAGGCGATCGGCCTCCTCGGGCCCGACGCCTTCTACACGCACCTGAGTATGCACGCCTGGAACCTGCTCATCTTCTGGATGGTGTTCATGGAGGTGGCGATCCTCTACGTCGGCGGGCCGATGGTACTGGGTCGGAGACTGCCGTGGACGAAGGTGGCGACGGCGGGCTGGCTCACGATGGTCGCCGGTGCGGTCGCCGTCAACTACACCATCTGGACGACGTCGACGCCCAACGAGGCCCCGCTACTGACCGCGTACGTCCCGATGCCGGTCTCGCCGTGGTTCTACGCCGCGGCCTGTCTCTTCATCGTTGGCACCGTGATCGCGGCACTGCCGTTCTTCGTCGCGATGTGGCGCGAGAAGCGCGAGTATCCCGGAAAGACGCTCCCGCTCGTCGCGTTCGCCGCGTTCGTCACCTCGATCATCGCCGTCGAGGCGCTCGTCGGCGGACTCGTCGCGTTCGCGCCGGCGATGCTCTGGCGCTTAGAGATCATCGAGTGGGTCGACGCCGCCTGGTACCGGCAGATGTACTGGATCGTCGGCCACGGCACCCAGCAGATCAACCTCGTGGCGATGATCACGGTCTGGTACTTCCTCACCCACGTCGTCGCCGGCGCGGAGGTCGTCAGCGAGAAGGTCTCGCGGACGGCCTTTATCCTCTACCTCTTCTTCATCAACCTCGGGGCGGCCCACCACCTGCTGTCGGACCCCGCAGTCTCGACCGGGTGGCGCATCTGGAACACCTCCTACGCCTTTTACGGCGCGACGTTCGCCAGCCTGATCCACGCCTTCGCCATTCCGGCGGGCATCGAGGCCGGTCGCCGCAAGCGCGGCAAGGGCGGCGGCCTCTTCGGCTGGCTCACCTCCGCTCCCTGGGGCAACCCCGTCTTCTCGTCGACGATCTTCTCGATCATCCTCTTCGGCTTCCTCGGCGGGATCACCGGCGTCATGATGGGGCAGTTGCAGCTCAACATGACCTGGCACAACACGTTCGCGACGGTGGGGCACTTCCACGCGACGGTCGTCCTCGGCACAACGGTCGCGTTCATGGGCCTGCTCTTCTTCCTGATCCGGACGATGTTCAGACGCCAGTGGCTCTCGACCCGCCTCGCGGCGGTCCAGCCGTATCTCTACGCGGGCGCGATGGGCGTCGCCGTCCTCATGATGATGTACGTCGGCATCCTCTACGGCGTCCCGCGCCGGACCGTCGAAGTCGTGAGCAACATCCAGGGCACCGAGTTCGACCTCGCGGCGGCGAGTCCGCTGTTCGCCATCTTCGGGATCTTCGCGCTGCTCGCCATCGCCGCCGGGGTCCTGTTCATCCTGCTAGCCGTCGGCTCGCTGCTGTTCGGCAAGCGGATCGACGACGGGACCAACGTCTCGGACCTCGTTGCTGATGGTGGGTTAGCGATGGCTGAAGACCCCGACGATCCCGTCCACGCCTACGAGATGCGCGGGACGTTCGTCCTCTGTCTCGTCTTCCTGGCCGCGTTCGTGATCACGTACCTGCTAAACTGGTATCTGCTGACCCAGCTCTGGTCGATCGGCGCCTGACCAGCCTCTCGTCCACTTCGATCGAGTTCCCCACATGACTCCAGCCACCGACGCCGACGCGACTGTATCGCCGGTCACGACCGTAAAGCGGAGTCTCGGTCGGGCCTGGCGGGACCTGCTGAGTATCTACTACGCGATCACGCCGATCTGGCGC containing:
- a CDS encoding heme o synthase, translated to MRSAPLTDRDPQGDGRFRVATLLAVTTIAAYALVALGTAVSAGGGTTCSTWPSCGTDPTLGPLSGEQFLFWAHRAAALVTGLLVAASGLAVRRATLGRRIRVAVYAAVVAFPVQVGLGAVIVVGGPSLANDVHLVLAMGIFATLLVALVWTLDAAADARRDRASSVDPVELEPAVDADIDQPVEEPSVDASVDPDAEVDTPNDGRSRLRRLAGAYLTLTKPRLMWLLCLVAVAGMGLATLTGATLSATTVLATLAGGVLAIGASGTFNHVYERDRDRKMNRTNDRPLVHELVPVGNALAFAIALVVASMAVLVTWTNVLAAALTLAAIGYYAVLYTVVLKPNTAWNTVLGGGAGALPAVIGWAAVTGDVGWPAIGLAAVIFLWTPAHFYNLAIAFRDDYARGGFPMYPVVEGVAAARRQLTLYLGATLLAASALGWVAGLGWLYTVTSIALGGVFLRSVLRQYRHPTDERTLRSFYVSNYYLGAILVAIVVETLVFA
- a CDS encoding heme/copper-type cytochrome/quinol oxidase subunit 2, which translates into the protein MTSPLKPPEGDWWSQPVNRRESIWLGLGAIWSVILFGWMSVWTTAGEQNPIGETYRIEAEAFREKMSAYKDAATETDEGLVPPGTDVYIQAMRFYWDGAPVVLEAGTEYDIHLNSMDVQHGFSLRPEDALSKQINLQVLPGYEWVVPMTFDEPGTYHIICNEFCGEGHRTMHGTIVVTEGS
- a CDS encoding cytochrome c oxidase subunit I; the encoded protein is MAHRYDVLGLFDNEYDDEGFRTCSVTGLRIHHTVENHVKLFGLTAVVALLVGGIFAFTVATTRWEAIGLLGPDAFYTHLSMHAWNLLIFWMVFMEVAILYVGGPMVLGRRLPWTKVATAGWLTMVAGAVAVNYTIWTTSTPNEAPLLTAYVPMPVSPWFYAAACLFIVGTVIAALPFFVAMWREKREYPGKTLPLVAFAAFVTSIIAVEALVGGLVAFAPAMLWRLEIIEWVDAAWYRQMYWIVGHGTQQINLVAMITVWYFLTHVVAGAEVVSEKVSRTAFILYLFFINLGAAHHLLSDPAVSTGWRIWNTSYAFYGATFASLIHAFAIPAGIEAGRRKRGKGGGLFGWLTSAPWGNPVFSSTIFSIILFGFLGGITGVMMGQLQLNMTWHNTFATVGHFHATVVLGTTVAFMGLLFFLIRTMFRRQWLSTRLAAVQPYLYAGAMGVAVLMMMYVGILYGVPRRTVEVVSNIQGTEFDLAAASPLFAIFGIFALLAIAAGVLFILLAVGSLLFGKRIDDGTNVSDLVADGGLAMAEDPDDPVHAYEMRGTFVLCLVFLAAFVITYLLNWYLLTQLWSIGA